The DNA segment ATCATTAATTGCTTATGCCGTTAAAGCTAATTCAAATTTAAGCGTTATAAAACATCTTGCAACTCTTGGTGCAGGTGCAGATTGTGTAAGTATAGGAGAAGTTAAAAGAGCTTTAAAAGTAGGAATCCCTTCATATAAAATAATTTTTTCAGGTGTTGGAAAAAGTGATGATGAGATTAGAGAAGCTTTAAAATTAGATATATTACTTATAAATGTTGAAAGTGCTGAAGAGTTAAATAGAGTTGAACTAATAGCAAAAGAATTAAATAAAATTGCAAGAATTTCAATAAGAGTAAATCCAAATATTGATCCAAAAACACATCCTTATATTTCAACAGGGCTTCATGAAAACAAATTTGGTGTAGATATTGATACTGCTAAAAGAATGTATATCCAATGTAAAAATAGTGAATTTTTAGAACCAACAGGAATTCATTGTCATATAGGTTCACAACTTACTCAACTTCAACCAATTAAAGATGCTATAAAAATAGTTGCGGATTTAGTTAGAAATTTAAAAGCAATAAAAATAGAGTTATCATTTATGGACGTTGGTGGAGGATTAGGAATAGTTTACAAAGATGAAACACTAATTAATACATATGAATATGCACAATCTATTTTAGATACTATGTTTGGACTTGATTTAACAGTTATTTGTGAACCAGGAAGATTTATTGTGGGAAATTCTGGAGTTTTTGTAACAAAAGTTTTATATGAAAAAGTAAATGGTAATAAAAGATTTGTTATTGTAGATGGTGCAATGAATGATTTGATTAGACCAGCTTTATATAATGCTTATCATAGAATTGAAGTGTTAAATGATAATAAAGAGTTTAGTGATTGTAATATTGTAGGACCTGTTTGCGAAAGTGGAGATTTTTTTGCAAAGAATATCGAATTACCAAAAACTACTCACAACGATTTAGTTGCAATTTATAGTGCAGGAGCTTATGGTTTCACAATGGCAAGTAACTATAATACAAGAGGAAGAGTTGCTGAAATTGCTGTTGAGAATGGGATTGATAGATTAATTAGAAGAAGAGAAACTTTTGAAGATTTAATTGCTTTAGAAGAAGAGTTCATTAAATAAGGTAAGTTTATATGGCAAATGAAGATGGATTATTAGAACTAAGAGAACAATTAGATAGTATTGATAACAAAATTCTAGATCTACTAAATAATAGAATGAAATTGGTTCATAAAGTAGGCGCTCTAAAAGCAAAAAGTGGTGGAGCTATTTACA comes from the Aliarcobacter cibarius genome and includes:
- the lysA gene encoding diaminopimelate decarboxylase: MNIDFKELANKYQTPYYVYDFDHITAQYTELKESFRARKSLIAYAVKANSNLSVIKHLATLGAGADCVSIGEVKRALKVGIPSYKIIFSGVGKSDDEIREALKLDILLINVESAEELNRVELIAKELNKIARISIRVNPNIDPKTHPYISTGLHENKFGVDIDTAKRMYIQCKNSEFLEPTGIHCHIGSQLTQLQPIKDAIKIVADLVRNLKAIKIELSFMDVGGGLGIVYKDETLINTYEYAQSILDTMFGLDLTVICEPGRFIVGNSGVFVTKVLYEKVNGNKRFVIVDGAMNDLIRPALYNAYHRIEVLNDNKEFSDCNIVGPVCESGDFFAKNIELPKTTHNDLVAIYSAGAYGFTMASNYNTRGRVAEIAVENGIDRLIRRRETFEDLIALEEEFIK